The Anabrus simplex isolate iqAnaSimp1 chromosome 1, ASM4041472v1, whole genome shotgun sequence genome window below encodes:
- the LOC136877168 gene encoding GTP-binding protein Di-Ras2 isoform X2, translating into MPEQSNDYRVVVFGAGGVGKSSLVLRFVKGTFRESYIPTIEDTYRQVISCNKNICTLQITDTTGSHQFPAMQRLSISKGHAFILVYSVTSRQSLEELRPIWEVIREMKGADLAAIPVMLVGNKCDEVENREVSATDGEAEAQRWGCNFMETSAKTNHNVKELFQELLNMEKNRNISLELGSKKSSRQKLPGSNKIKEKCTVM; encoded by the exons ATGCCAGAGCAGAGTAACGACTACCGTGTGGTGGTATTTGGTGCTGGTGGTGTGGGCAAGAGCTCGCTGGTGCTGCGGTTCGTCAAAGGCACCTTCCGCGAGTCCTACATCCCTACCATCGAGGATACCTACCGCCAG GTGATCAGCTGTAATAAAAATATCTGCACACTGCAGATAACAGACACAACCGGCTCTCATCAGTTCCCAGCCATGCAGAGGTTGTCTATCTCCAAGGGACATGCCTTCATTCTTGTGTACTCGGTCACGTCTCGCCAGTCCTTAGAAGAGTTGAGGCCAATCTGGGAGGTTATCCGCGAGATGAAGGGAGCTGATCTGGCTGCCATCCCCGTTATGCTGGTTGGCAACAAGTGTGACGAAGTGGAGAACCGGGAAGTATCTGCCACTGATGGTGAGGCAGAGGCCCAGCGTTGGGGCTGTAATTTTATGGAAACCTCAGCTAAGACCAATCACAATGTCAAGGAACTCTTCCAAGAACTGCTGAACATGGAGAAGAACAGGAATATCTCTTTGGAACTAGGATCCAAGAAGAGTAGTCGGCAGAAATTACCTGGATCAAATAAAATTAAGGAAAAGTGTACTGTTATGTGA
- the LOC136877168 gene encoding GTP-binding protein Di-Ras2 isoform X1, which produces MVSLASNGSSMQASPNVAVNASCSVRMPEQSNDYRVVVFGAGGVGKSSLVLRFVKGTFRESYIPTIEDTYRQVISCNKNICTLQITDTTGSHQFPAMQRLSISKGHAFILVYSVTSRQSLEELRPIWEVIREMKGADLAAIPVMLVGNKCDEVENREVSATDGEAEAQRWGCNFMETSAKTNHNVKELFQELLNMEKNRNISLELGSKKSSRQKLPGSNKIKEKCTVM; this is translated from the exons TGGCGGTGAACGCCAGCTGTAGTGTCAGGATGCCAGAGCAGAGTAACGACTACCGTGTGGTGGTATTTGGTGCTGGTGGTGTGGGCAAGAGCTCGCTGGTGCTGCGGTTCGTCAAAGGCACCTTCCGCGAGTCCTACATCCCTACCATCGAGGATACCTACCGCCAG GTGATCAGCTGTAATAAAAATATCTGCACACTGCAGATAACAGACACAACCGGCTCTCATCAGTTCCCAGCCATGCAGAGGTTGTCTATCTCCAAGGGACATGCCTTCATTCTTGTGTACTCGGTCACGTCTCGCCAGTCCTTAGAAGAGTTGAGGCCAATCTGGGAGGTTATCCGCGAGATGAAGGGAGCTGATCTGGCTGCCATCCCCGTTATGCTGGTTGGCAACAAGTGTGACGAAGTGGAGAACCGGGAAGTATCTGCCACTGATGGTGAGGCAGAGGCCCAGCGTTGGGGCTGTAATTTTATGGAAACCTCAGCTAAGACCAATCACAATGTCAAGGAACTCTTCCAAGAACTGCTGAACATGGAGAAGAACAGGAATATCTCTTTGGAACTAGGATCCAAGAAGAGTAGTCGGCAGAAATTACCTGGATCAAATAAAATTAAGGAAAAGTGTACTGTTATGTGA